One genomic segment of Clostridium estertheticum subsp. estertheticum includes these proteins:
- a CDS encoding peptidylprolyl isomerase, with protein sequence MKRMKLLKKSMILFTLIFVVFTSGCGNIVQKKDDTTSKDVKTQTKVVTEKGVKDKNPLVTIVMEDGSTIKVELYPEIAPNTVRNFVSLVNSGFYNGLNFHRVIPGFMIQGGDPKGTGTGGPGYAIKGEFSENNFNNALKHERGVISMARSTDADSAGSQFFIVVANSTSSTALDGKYASFGKVTKGMEIVDKIVSVETVVPEGSVEKSKPKKDQKMKKVTVDTFGVKYGEVQKVK encoded by the coding sequence ATGAAACGAATGAAATTACTTAAAAAAAGTATGATATTATTTACATTGATTTTTGTTGTTTTCACTAGTGGATGTGGTAATATAGTGCAGAAAAAAGATGATACAACCTCTAAAGATGTTAAAACGCAGACGAAGGTTGTTACGGAAAAAGGAGTCAAAGATAAAAATCCATTGGTTACTATTGTAATGGAGGATGGTTCAACTATAAAAGTAGAATTATATCCAGAAATTGCACCGAACACTGTTAGAAATTTTGTTTCTTTAGTTAATAGTGGTTTTTATAATGGATTAAATTTTCATAGAGTAATACCAGGGTTTATGATACAAGGGGGAGATCCAAAAGGAACAGGCACAGGTGGACCGGGTTATGCAATAAAAGGTGAGTTTAGCGAAAATAATTTTAATAATGCATTAAAACATGAAAGAGGAGTTATCTCTATGGCCAGAAGTACTGACGCGGACTCGGCTGGTTCACAATTTTTTATAGTGGTTGCAAATTCCACAAGTTCTACTGCTCTAGATGGTAAATATGCTTCATTTGGTAAGGTTACAAAGGGTATGGAAATAGTAGATAAAATAGTTTCTGTAGAGACGGTAGTTCCTGAGGGAAGTGTAGAAAAGTCAAAACCGAAAAAAGATCAAAAAATGAAAAAAGTTACTGTAGATACTTTTGGAGTTAAGTATGGCGAAGTGCAAAAGGTAAAATAA
- a CDS encoding type I phosphomannose isomerase catalytic subunit, producing the protein MINDNKVLRVNGGIVMSKGMVLKLEPYLSKKIWGWEKWVLSCHEDGKSTVKEGIYKGQELSKLLGCGNDFPILNKIIKAEDTLSVQVHPNDAYAKRVENANGKTECWYILEAKEGATLVSGIKKGLNKEKLRQIIKEDKLEEYLERIYIKRGDFIYIPAGTVHAIESGVKLIEVQQNSNITYRLHDWGRGREKHIEKSLDVIDYEGKNKGGRIESFVKLETPYFKVEKITVKSNFIDIVNESFHSYTVISGEGIIKANKNQMNLKEEETIYISKGTEYVLEGNMELLKSSV; encoded by the coding sequence ATGATTAATGATAATAAAGTATTAAGAGTGAATGGAGGAATTGTAATGTCGAAAGGAATGGTTTTGAAACTAGAGCCATATTTAAGCAAAAAGATATGGGGCTGGGAGAAATGGGTACTTTCATGTCATGAAGATGGAAAATCGACAGTAAAAGAGGGGATTTATAAAGGGCAAGAATTATCTAAACTGTTAGGTTGTGGTAATGATTTCCCTATATTAAATAAAATTATAAAGGCGGAAGATACTTTATCTGTACAAGTACATCCCAATGATGCTTATGCTAAAAGGGTTGAAAACGCTAATGGAAAGACAGAGTGTTGGTATATACTCGAAGCAAAAGAGGGTGCAACTTTAGTATCGGGAATAAAGAAGGGCCTAAATAAAGAAAAGTTAAGACAAATTATAAAAGAAGATAAATTAGAAGAGTATTTAGAACGCATTTATATTAAAAGAGGGGATTTCATTTATATACCAGCAGGTACAGTACATGCTATAGAGTCTGGTGTAAAGCTTATTGAAGTACAGCAAAACAGTAATATTACTTATAGGCTTCATGACTGGGGACGTGGTAGAGAGAAACATATTGAAAAATCCCTAGATGTTATAGATTACGAAGGAAAAAATAAAGGTGGAAGAATCGAAAGCTTTGTAAAACTCGAAACTCCTTATTTTAAAGTTGAAAAAATCACTGTTAAAAGTAATTTTATAGATATTGTTAATGAAAGCTTCCATAGCTATACAGTAATAAGTGGTGAGGGAATAATAAAAGCTAACAAAAATCAAATGAATCTAAAAGAAGAAGAGACAATTTACATATCAAAAGGGACAGAATATGTACTTGAAGGAAATATGGAATTACTCAAATCAAGTGTGTAA